Proteins encoded by one window of Canis aureus isolate CA01 chromosome 13, VMU_Caureus_v.1.0, whole genome shotgun sequence:
- the ZFP69 gene encoding zinc finger protein 69 homolog isoform X1 — translation MLQQLLITLPTEASAWVKLHHPEKAKEGAPLWEDVTKMFEGEALLSQDAKTQGESSKDGFTSRLPAAESQELLTFKDVSVDFTQEEWGQLSPAHRNLYREVMLENYGNLVSVAGYQLSKPSVISQLEKGQEPWMTEKKGPGDPSPDLKNKTETDASTAKNDIFQEQLYHGIMMEGFLRDDVIYSTLRKVSKYDGDLERHPETHGRDVRQAILTHKKSGQETNKFGENIVSSKVIVEQRHRKCDTPRQRNKYKLDLINHPSYIKTKTYECNICEKIFKQPIHLTEHMRIHTGEKPFRCKECGRAFSQSASLTTHQRIHTGEKPFECEECGKAFRHRSSLNQHHRTHTGEKPYVCNKCQKAFSQNISLIQHLRTHSGEKPFTCNECGKTFRQIRHLSEHIRIHTGEKPYACTACCKTFSHRAYLTHHQRIHTGERPYKCKECGKAFRQRIHLSNHKTVHTGVKAYECNRCGKAYRHDSSFKKHQRHHTGEKPYECNECGKAFSYNSSLSRHHEIHRRNAFQNNM, via the exons ATGCTGCAGCAGCTCCTCATCACCCTGCCCACGGAGGCCAGCGCGTGGGTGAAGTTGCACCATCCAGAGAAGGCCAAGGAGGGGGCGCCCCTGTGGGAGGACGTGACTAAGATGTTTGAAGGAGAAG CTCTGCTCTCTCAGGATGCTAAGACCCAGGGAGAAAGTTCGAAGGATGGATTCACCTCTCGGTTGCCAGCAGCAGAATCCCAG GAACTGTTAACCTTCAAGGATGTATCTGTGGACTTCACCCAGGAAGAATGGGGACAACTGTCCCCTGCTCACCGGAATCTATACCGGGAGGTGATGCTGGAGAACTATGGGAACCTGGTCTCAGTGG cAGGATATCAGCTTTCCAAACCTAGTGTGATATCCCAGTtggagaaaggacaagaaccatggATGACAGAGAAAAAGGGCCCAGGAGATCCCAGTCCAG ACttgaagaataaaacagaaaccGATGCATCAACTGCAAAGAATGACATTTTCCAGGAACAGTTATATCATGGTATTATGATGGAAGGGTTCCTGAGAGATGATGTCATCTATTCCACATTGAGAAAAGTCTCTAAATATGATGGTGACTTAGAAAGGCACCCGGAAACCCATGGAAGAGATGTAAGGCAAGCCATCCTGACCCACAAGAAGAGTGGCCAAGAAACTaacaaatttggggaaaatattgtCAGTTCAAAAGTTATTGTAGAGCAGAGGCACCGCAAATGTGATACACCTAGACagagaaacaaatacaaattagACTTGATCAATCATCCAagttacataaaaacaaaaacctatgaatgtaatatatgtgaaaaaatcTTCAAACAACCCATTCATCTTACTGAACACATGAGAATTCACACTGGTGAAAAGCCTTTCAGGTGTAAGGAATGTGGAAGAGCCTTTAGTCAAAGCGCATCCCTTACTACACACCAGAGGATCCATACTGGCGAGAAACCCTTTGAATGTGAAGAATGTGGCAAAGCCTTCAGACATCGCTCATCTCTTAATCAGCATCATAgaactcacactggagagaaaccctatgtaTGCAATAAATGTCAGAAAGCTTTCAGCCAGAACATTAGCTTGATCCAACACTTGAGAACTCATTCTGGAGAGAAACCCTTTACAtgcaatgaatgtgggaaaacctTCCGACAGATTAGACATCTTAGTGAACATATAAGAATTCACACTGGGGAGAAGCCCTATGCATGCACTGCGTGTTGTAAAACCTTTAGTCATAGAGCGTATCTAACACATCACCAGAGAATCCATACTGGGGAGAGACCCTACAAATGTAAGGAGTGCGGGAAAGCCTTTAGGCAGAGGATACACCTTAGCAACCATAAAACTGTTCATACAGGAGTGAAAGCATATGAATGCAACCGCTGTGGAAAAGCCTACAGGCATGATTCATCCTTTAAGAAACATCAGAGACACCACACCGGAGaaaaaccttatgaatgtaatgaatgtggaaaagccttcagcTATAATTCATCACTTAGTCGACACCATGAGATACACAGGAGGAATGCCTTTCaaaataacatgtaa
- the ZFP69 gene encoding zinc finger protein 69 homolog isoform X2, producing the protein MLQQLLITLPTEASAWVKLHHPEKAKEGAPLWEDVTKMFEGEALLSQDAKTQGESSKDGFTSRLPAAESQELLTFKDVSVDFTQEEWGQLSPAHRNLYREVMLENYGNLVSVGYQLSKPSVISQLEKGQEPWMTEKKGPGDPSPDLKNKTETDASTAKNDIFQEQLYHGIMMEGFLRDDVIYSTLRKVSKYDGDLERHPETHGRDVRQAILTHKKSGQETNKFGENIVSSKVIVEQRHRKCDTPRQRNKYKLDLINHPSYIKTKTYECNICEKIFKQPIHLTEHMRIHTGEKPFRCKECGRAFSQSASLTTHQRIHTGEKPFECEECGKAFRHRSSLNQHHRTHTGEKPYVCNKCQKAFSQNISLIQHLRTHSGEKPFTCNECGKTFRQIRHLSEHIRIHTGEKPYACTACCKTFSHRAYLTHHQRIHTGERPYKCKECGKAFRQRIHLSNHKTVHTGVKAYECNRCGKAYRHDSSFKKHQRHHTGEKPYECNECGKAFSYNSSLSRHHEIHRRNAFQNNM; encoded by the exons ATGCTGCAGCAGCTCCTCATCACCCTGCCCACGGAGGCCAGCGCGTGGGTGAAGTTGCACCATCCAGAGAAGGCCAAGGAGGGGGCGCCCCTGTGGGAGGACGTGACTAAGATGTTTGAAGGAGAAG CTCTGCTCTCTCAGGATGCTAAGACCCAGGGAGAAAGTTCGAAGGATGGATTCACCTCTCGGTTGCCAGCAGCAGAATCCCAG GAACTGTTAACCTTCAAGGATGTATCTGTGGACTTCACCCAGGAAGAATGGGGACAACTGTCCCCTGCTCACCGGAATCTATACCGGGAGGTGATGCTGGAGAACTATGGGAACCTGGTCTCAGTGG GATATCAGCTTTCCAAACCTAGTGTGATATCCCAGTtggagaaaggacaagaaccatggATGACAGAGAAAAAGGGCCCAGGAGATCCCAGTCCAG ACttgaagaataaaacagaaaccGATGCATCAACTGCAAAGAATGACATTTTCCAGGAACAGTTATATCATGGTATTATGATGGAAGGGTTCCTGAGAGATGATGTCATCTATTCCACATTGAGAAAAGTCTCTAAATATGATGGTGACTTAGAAAGGCACCCGGAAACCCATGGAAGAGATGTAAGGCAAGCCATCCTGACCCACAAGAAGAGTGGCCAAGAAACTaacaaatttggggaaaatattgtCAGTTCAAAAGTTATTGTAGAGCAGAGGCACCGCAAATGTGATACACCTAGACagagaaacaaatacaaattagACTTGATCAATCATCCAagttacataaaaacaaaaacctatgaatgtaatatatgtgaaaaaatcTTCAAACAACCCATTCATCTTACTGAACACATGAGAATTCACACTGGTGAAAAGCCTTTCAGGTGTAAGGAATGTGGAAGAGCCTTTAGTCAAAGCGCATCCCTTACTACACACCAGAGGATCCATACTGGCGAGAAACCCTTTGAATGTGAAGAATGTGGCAAAGCCTTCAGACATCGCTCATCTCTTAATCAGCATCATAgaactcacactggagagaaaccctatgtaTGCAATAAATGTCAGAAAGCTTTCAGCCAGAACATTAGCTTGATCCAACACTTGAGAACTCATTCTGGAGAGAAACCCTTTACAtgcaatgaatgtgggaaaacctTCCGACAGATTAGACATCTTAGTGAACATATAAGAATTCACACTGGGGAGAAGCCCTATGCATGCACTGCGTGTTGTAAAACCTTTAGTCATAGAGCGTATCTAACACATCACCAGAGAATCCATACTGGGGAGAGACCCTACAAATGTAAGGAGTGCGGGAAAGCCTTTAGGCAGAGGATACACCTTAGCAACCATAAAACTGTTCATACAGGAGTGAAAGCATATGAATGCAACCGCTGTGGAAAAGCCTACAGGCATGATTCATCCTTTAAGAAACATCAGAGACACCACACCGGAGaaaaaccttatgaatgtaatgaatgtggaaaagccttcagcTATAATTCATCACTTAGTCGACACCATGAGATACACAGGAGGAATGCCTTTCaaaataacatgtaa
- the ZFP69 gene encoding zinc finger protein 69 homolog isoform X3 translates to MLENYGNLVSVAGYQLSKPSVISQLEKGQEPWMTEKKGPGDPSPDLKNKTETDASTAKNDIFQEQLYHGIMMEGFLRDDVIYSTLRKVSKYDGDLERHPETHGRDVRQAILTHKKSGQETNKFGENIVSSKVIVEQRHRKCDTPRQRNKYKLDLINHPSYIKTKTYECNICEKIFKQPIHLTEHMRIHTGEKPFRCKECGRAFSQSASLTTHQRIHTGEKPFECEECGKAFRHRSSLNQHHRTHTGEKPYVCNKCQKAFSQNISLIQHLRTHSGEKPFTCNECGKTFRQIRHLSEHIRIHTGEKPYACTACCKTFSHRAYLTHHQRIHTGERPYKCKECGKAFRQRIHLSNHKTVHTGVKAYECNRCGKAYRHDSSFKKHQRHHTGEKPYECNECGKAFSYNSSLSRHHEIHRRNAFQNNM, encoded by the exons ATGCTGGAGAACTATGGGAACCTGGTCTCAGTGG cAGGATATCAGCTTTCCAAACCTAGTGTGATATCCCAGTtggagaaaggacaagaaccatggATGACAGAGAAAAAGGGCCCAGGAGATCCCAGTCCAG ACttgaagaataaaacagaaaccGATGCATCAACTGCAAAGAATGACATTTTCCAGGAACAGTTATATCATGGTATTATGATGGAAGGGTTCCTGAGAGATGATGTCATCTATTCCACATTGAGAAAAGTCTCTAAATATGATGGTGACTTAGAAAGGCACCCGGAAACCCATGGAAGAGATGTAAGGCAAGCCATCCTGACCCACAAGAAGAGTGGCCAAGAAACTaacaaatttggggaaaatattgtCAGTTCAAAAGTTATTGTAGAGCAGAGGCACCGCAAATGTGATACACCTAGACagagaaacaaatacaaattagACTTGATCAATCATCCAagttacataaaaacaaaaacctatgaatgtaatatatgtgaaaaaatcTTCAAACAACCCATTCATCTTACTGAACACATGAGAATTCACACTGGTGAAAAGCCTTTCAGGTGTAAGGAATGTGGAAGAGCCTTTAGTCAAAGCGCATCCCTTACTACACACCAGAGGATCCATACTGGCGAGAAACCCTTTGAATGTGAAGAATGTGGCAAAGCCTTCAGACATCGCTCATCTCTTAATCAGCATCATAgaactcacactggagagaaaccctatgtaTGCAATAAATGTCAGAAAGCTTTCAGCCAGAACATTAGCTTGATCCAACACTTGAGAACTCATTCTGGAGAGAAACCCTTTACAtgcaatgaatgtgggaaaacctTCCGACAGATTAGACATCTTAGTGAACATATAAGAATTCACACTGGGGAGAAGCCCTATGCATGCACTGCGTGTTGTAAAACCTTTAGTCATAGAGCGTATCTAACACATCACCAGAGAATCCATACTGGGGAGAGACCCTACAAATGTAAGGAGTGCGGGAAAGCCTTTAGGCAGAGGATACACCTTAGCAACCATAAAACTGTTCATACAGGAGTGAAAGCATATGAATGCAACCGCTGTGGAAAAGCCTACAGGCATGATTCATCCTTTAAGAAACATCAGAGACACCACACCGGAGaaaaaccttatgaatgtaatgaatgtggaaaagccttcagcTATAATTCATCACTTAGTCGACACCATGAGATACACAGGAGGAATGCCTTTCaaaataacatgtaa